GTCTTCCACTATCACTTCTTGACTTCTCCAAGATCTTCAATGCTGTCATCATCCACCTAGGGAGAAAAAGGCACAACACAGcaaattaagtatttttgttttgcatgcCTCCTTCAATGTGCACCCCTGTACGTGCAGTGAAGTGTGGGAGAAGCAAACAGCCCCATTCCAGATCCCCTGCTGTAAATCCTGTATGAGTGACATGTGCTTACAGGACACAGCtgagcctgcagggctgggaataaAGACAGGCCTATGGGGTTAAACCATAAAGAATTCCACTTGGGAAATGCCAGGACAAGGGAGAGTCAGAGAAAGCCCTTGCAATTACAGCTCTCAGCCTTACATTTCAGTCCAACCCACACTAGCTGATCTCTTTTGAAGCACAAATGTGTGGggcttggggcttttttgtttattttaattttgcagtattttaagAGGTGTTGAAAAATAGGATGGCAATGTAAGAATACTTAGACACTCACTGTTAAGAAATGGTCACAAAGAAGGCACAGATATTTGACAGCTGCATTTATTCTGACATGCCTCCCTCACTGTAGGGTGGGAATGCAACAactgctcttttatttttgtgcagcAATCTGTGCTGCCAAAGATGAAACCCTTTTCCAAAATCATTGGTAAATCACAGGCTAGTGTGGAAAAGTGTGTGTCTTCCTGAGAGAAAGAAGGGTTTATTACCTCAGGCCACTTCTCCTGGATTACATCAATAATGTCATCTGTGAAGTCCCCCTGAATGATGATTTCATCTTCTCCTGTTACTGAGGCACCGCAGGAAAATTTCTGAGCAAAAAACCTTTGTGCTTCCTTAAGATCGATTTCTGCCCAGGGGAAAATGAACAATTTAAGTACAGTTGttgtcataaaaatatttcctcaagATTAAAGCCAAAATCTTGTTTTAACTTGAAAAAGTAGTGGCACTTTACAGTTGAAGCTCTGCTAGAGTTTCCCCTGAAAGCCAAGTCTGTTGTTTACACCCAAAACATCTGACTCTACAAATGCTTCAAGGTAGAAACTGCTGAATGTCCTCTACATGTTCTGTTGAGGTGAGTCTGCACCATGTTTCAAAAAAAACTGTAACCCTCTTTGTCTGAAAAATCATGGCAGTAAATACCTTAATAATTTATCCCTGTGGGAAGTCAGTGTACCTTTGACATGCTTTGGAACTGCTAAAAGCATCTTTAATGCTTTTATGCTGACTTTAATCTCACAGCTGGAAGCAGATTCCCCCGTGGAATACAGCCAGAAGAAGCATCATGAGGTTAAAGGCAGGCACATCCAATACCAGGAAAACCCAAACTCACCAAATGTGGCAAGGCCACACACTCTTGtgacatattttttctttgctctgggAATTTTAGCTATCGTAACTTTCTGTGGCACAGTcttcttcttctgttttatcTGACCTCTTCCACCTTTAAAACAGCATAAGATTACATGATTAATTAAATTATGTCATAGttcatcaaagaaaaaagcatacAAGGTCAGATTTTGTCCCTATAAACAAAGAAACTGTTAACTCCCCaacacaaaaatgtattttgcttattgtctGAGATTTACTATTATTTAAGAAAGATCCCATGGTATCAAAGTCCAGTCTGATGGGAAATAACAATATATACATGTGAAATGTGCATTCAAACACAGGTTGCACAGCAGACCCCCACTACAATCAGCAAAAAAAGGGGCTTTTCCCCACACTTTACCAACCACTGTGTTTGGTCTACATTTACATTGTTCCTTGGGCGTAGCTcgagaaataaatttttctttgatattttccACAACTATTTTAACATCCTCATGGTTTGTGTCTGAGGCAAAGCAAGCTGCTCATGCCCATTTCCTGAGGCCACAAGGTCTCGCTTTCCTCAGGCTGCTGGGTTAAACAGAGGATCAAGTTCTGGACACCTGTGCACGACCCCACAATGAACCAGACGTGGAAATGTGAGCCAGCAGCCAACCCCACACCTGTGACAGCAGCCAGCCACAGCACCCCAATTCCACACCATTTAACACCACCCTTCCCCCTGCCTGCTCCTAGGCCAGCCTGTGGGAACACTCCCCATCTCAGGCATTTCTGAGTCAGAGCAAAGCATGCAAAAGATACATTCCACTCATTAGGATTCCTCAAGCCAGATTAAGATCTCAGCTAACTTTGTGTACAGTCATCATGTTTTTCCAGGGTAACCAAAGTTTCATGTTTCTGAGCCTTCTCAGCATGAAAACCTAAAGAATTTATGACAAGTAAACCAACCCCTGTGACTGTTTCTGTTTCTAACACGCAGCACTTCCAATTCTGTTTTATTATAAACTGGCGTCTGAAAATTTTTAGACAGTAAATTTATGCCTTAAATTTCCTTCTGTGAGTTTCAGCAGTGTCTTATGAAGtttgttcttgttttccctCACACTCTTATAGTCACTCTTACATCATCCTGCTTAACACCATACTGTAAGTTTTCATGGAACTTAAGATTCTAGGAGAAAAATCACCAAATATTTTAAACGCTATTATTTTAGAACCAAAAGCCAGACTGAAAACTAATCATACCACCCCTCATAACAAATTAATGTTGAAATAAAATCTCCTGAAGTCTCTGGGAAAAGCATCCAAGTTACAGAACACGAATTACTGTTGTCACTACACATTGCCTGCTGAGAAGGTAAATTAAACTGGTTACCAAGataccaaaaataaaacagaaatatacGTGGCATAAAATATGACACTTACTGGGTATTAACCATAATTTCTGGAGCATAACACACAACTGACACTGCACAGGCAAATGCATATTAACAGCTCCAGAACTCTGATTTATGGTGGAAAGCATGTTAATTAATTCAGCAGAAAGAGCTCTAAGGATCGAAGATAAAAGTGTGTTTAAATTGTTCCACAGAACTTTGTATCTTCCAAAGCTGggttttgaaaatgtttttcattagtactgctgggaggagacacagctgctAATGGAGACACAGGTAAcaaatttaaaacatgaaacCAAATCCTGTTCTGTGAATACAGAGAGGTGGAAGGAACAAAGGCAAAAGCAGAGTCATGAGGCATTAACAGAGGGAAGCAGCCTTTGTTCCACTCTGCAAGCAGCCCATAAAGTGCTGCTCAACAGGGCACAGCATTCCGGGAGAAATGCCAGCTGATTTCAGCTTGGGAGGAACTGCTCCCTGAGTGAGTGTGACAgtggtgacagggacagtggggcaCAGGATGCTGGTCACCTTTCCCTGCCTGGCCCTCCTGTCCAACATTTCCACTGGCACAGACCACAGGGAGGAAGATATTCCCTATATTCCCTATATATTCCCTATATTCCAGAGCTAACCACCAAAATGCAAGGGATTCGTGCCCTGCTGCAGACCAGCAGGTGAGAAAGGGATGCCCCAAACTGCTTTGAAATCAGTACCACAATCAACTATTTAGACCTTGCCTCTCTTttgcttcttcttctcctcttcttctcctcctcccacatTTCCTTGGCCTTCTCCAACCCCAGCTTCCTGTTTAGGTGAATTTTCTTAAATGcagcagaaaggagagaggggaaaaaaaaaaaaaattagtgatcAAATACCCGCAGCTTTACAGGAACAGAAAGTAAGGTAAAGTGAGATTTTGCTGAATCAGTAAACTATGCTGAAGTGCAGCAGCCTTTTGACTGATGCATGTTACATCTTCATTACAGTATTTATGCAAATTAGACTCCAGAAAAGCCTCAGCTCCAAGCTACAGTGACAATTTCAATAAAGGCTCTTGAACAGAGAGAGCCTTTAATGATAACATTAATAATGAAATTCCAAATGCAAACAAATAAGTTCCCCATTATTAAAGACCTTTCCTCCAGCCATCCACTGCAGACTGGAAAGACATAAAATCCAATAAACTAACTCTGATGGGAAACATGTGCATGGGTGACTGTTTATGGCAGGAACCTTAAGAAAGCTCAAATATTATTAATGAAACTACAAATTCATTATTTAGTGTTTCCTGACATTATAAAATTCATTTCACAGCATCCAAAGCATTAACTTTCACATGATacatcaggaaaaggaaagagataaGAAGTGGACAAGCTCAGATATTTCTAAATATGTCCAAGGACACATATCAgttagaaaatagaaaatactctTACCAACTGTAAGTTTTGCAAACTCATCTGGAAAATTCTTTTCTAACCATTGTCTGCATTTAGTCACATCAGGCATGTATTCACAGTACTAGAGAAAAGTCATATGAATGTTGTTAGTGGAGGAATGACAAAATGCATCACAAATACACCAAAACAGGGCACAATAGGACAGAAGGAAATTTGGACAACAATTAACTCACCTCTGTTGGCAACGAACAGactggagaaagaaggaggaataaaaagaacagattacaaaaggaatttttactTTTCACCTTTTTACTTACAGCTTTAGTAATTAAATTCTAAATGGTGTTTCAAAGTCAGGGATGAGTTCTTACATAACTTCTGGTTATAACCACACACTGActcaaaaacatttctttattgtTGCCATTCCACATTTTAATCCCTCTCTCATTAGACCTGTGCTCACACGCTCTGCATTAGGATAAAACCATCACAGCAAGAGCTGCCAGTCActgagggaaggggaggagaagTCCAAGGTTGGGAAAAGCTACAGAACAAAACACCACATCTACCTGAGGCAAAAGAGACACTGAACAAAGCACCAGGTGGTTTGgtcagctttcctttctccaaGAGCTGCCAATGTCCCCGAGAGGGGACAGCCAAACCAACTGTGCAGATTTTCACACACAACAGGGCTGTTTCCTACTCTATCCCAGCCTGAAGCAAAATTACATTCCCATCTAAAAACACACCTGCCCAGGTAATTTACTTCTCTTTAAATTTCACCCACCTAACTACAAACGGAACGAGCAAAGAACGCTTCTGAACACAGTACAGCAGCTTAATGCATTCCATTTCTTGCTATCCCACTAATTCCCAGAGGCCTTTTCCGTGCCAATGCCAGTGGCTTCCTGCAGGAAGAGATGTGTGCTCCCACTCCCACCCCAGGCAGGACTTGCCTCCGCAGTAGAGGACCCGCAGGGGGTAATCGGCGTCGGACCTGGCACCGCTCCTGCAGTCAGGGACCACGGGCTCGGCCACGTCCGTGGCCATGTCACAGGCCTGGGGTCACAGGGACAGAATCAGCACCCACGCTCCGGCTCTGGGTCACTCACAGCCCTCCCAACCCAACAAGAGCCCCGGAGGAAATGGGGGCGAGTGTCAAAAGAGAGTGAGAGGAAAACGGGAGTCAGAAATAATGAAGACATGGGGAAAACTGCTACAAAGGGCACCAAGCGGTACTGGAATTCTAGCACGTAAGCCAAAACGCCACAAAATGAAGGGAAATCTTTCAGAAACCCACATGGAATTACAGAACACACTGGGTTAAGGACACCGTGAAGTATCATGTTAAATCAGTGGCACACGAACagtgggggcactgggggcaggTACCTCTTGCATATTAGCAAAGGAAAGGGGTCATTTAAATCAGTGCCTGAAGAGTCACTATCTGATCCAAGAACACTGGCGAAAAAAACAGAgcataaaaaaaaggaaagtaaactCAAGCCACTAATGGATTTAATAGTGGTCTACACACACGTTTTAAAGAAAGGGACTTAGAAGACAGGAGTCAACAAGGAAAGAGTTTGGAACACACAAGAAATCCCCCAGGACGATGGGAACGAAGAGGATATGTGTGAGGGGGCTTCGGATGTGGTACAAGCTGTGCCGAGCCGTGAGGAACGCTGAGGGGAAGCTCCAGAGGCGGTGGGTTCGGGGAAGGGGGACAAGGCCAGGCGGGATGGGCACAGCGCggctgaggctgctgggggCTCCGGAGGACCCCGAAGGGGCGCGGGGGTGCGCCGGGTGTCAGGGGGAAAAAGTGAGGGCGGCTCGGGGAACGGGGACACCGGGCATGCATCACGGACACGGCGGGCTGGGGGGATTCGTGGGGGCAGAACTGAGGGTATGGGGGGAGCCGGGGGGATGCGGTTCGGGTACCTGAGGAGGGACGGGCTCGCAgggcggggcggtgccg
The nucleotide sequence above comes from Vidua macroura isolate BioBank_ID:100142 chromosome 18, ASM2450914v1, whole genome shotgun sequence. Encoded proteins:
- the DENR gene encoding density-regulated protein isoform X1; its protein translation is MAAAARRGMAAAAHRSSAEPPTAQRMALPAALRRAGGVKACTPLSRDGGAGAGARARAVRDRDPPRPEGPPACDMATDVAEPVVPDCRSGARSDADYPLRVLYCGVCSLPTEYCEYMPDVTKCRQWLEKNFPDEFAKLTVENSPKQEAGVGEGQGNVGGGEEEEKKKQKRGGRGQIKQKKKTVPQKVTIAKIPRAKKKYVTRVCGLATFEIDLKEAQRFFAQKFSCGASVTGEDEIIIQGDFTDDIIDVIQEKWPEVDDDSIEDLGEVKK
- the DENR gene encoding density-regulated protein isoform X2 produces the protein MATDVAEPVVPDCRSGARSDADYPLRVLYCGVCSLPTEYCEYMPDVTKCRQWLEKNFPDEFAKLTVENSPKQEAGVGEGQGNVGGGEEEEKKKQKRGGRGQIKQKKKTVPQKVTIAKIPRAKKKYVTRVCGLATFEIDLKEAQRFFAQKFSCGASVTGEDEIIIQGDFTDDIIDVIQEKWPEVDDDSIEDLGEVKK